The DNA sequence CGATCCCGGCGTCGTCGCCACCGACCACCGGGCAGCCCAGGGCGTACGTGACGTCGTGGTCGGCGCGCAGGGCCTCGGCGACCGTCGGCACGTCGACGCCGAACGGGACGTCCGGGTGGTGGACGCCGACGTGCAGCGGGAACGAGTAGCAGCCGAGCATCGCGCCGGCCGCGTCCGCGCGCGGCCCGACGACCGCGACCTTGCGGCCGGGGGCCAAGGGGAGCGTGCCGTCGTTGTGCAGCAGCACGATCGAGCGTTCGGCCACTTCACGGGCCAGCGCGCGGGACTCGGCGTCGTCGAGGTCGATCTCTTCGGGCACCTCCGGCGCCCAGTCCGCGTCGAGCAGGCCCAGCTCGCACTTCTGCCGCAGCACGCGTTCGAGGGCCCGGTCGACGACGGCGGCATCGACCGAGCCCCCTTCCACCGCGGCGAGCAGCGGCTCGCCGTAGCAGTCCATGGTCGGCAGTTCGACGTCGATGCCCGCGGCCAGCGCCTGACCGGCGGCGTCACCGCGACCGCTCGCGACGCCGTGCAGCCGGTGCAGGAACGCCACGGAGAAGTAGTCGGCGACGACGGTGCCGGTGAACCCGTAGGTGCCGCGCAGCAGGTCCGTCAGCAACGTCGCGTCGGCCGCGGCCGGGACACCGTCGATGTCGTTGTAGGCGTTCATCACCGACCGCGCGCCCGCGCGCAGGGCCAGCTCGAACGGCGGGAGCAGGACGTCCGCGATCTCGCGCGGGCCCGCCGACATCGGCGCGAGGTTGCGGCCCGCGCGTGATGCCGAGTAGCCGACGAAGTGCTTCAGCGTGGCGATGATGCCCGCCGACTCCAGGCCGGCGACGTAGGCGGCGCCGATGGTGCCGACCAGGTACGGGTCCTCGCCGATGGTCTCCTCGACGCGGCCCCACCGCAGGTCGCGGGCGACGTCGAGGACCGGCGCGAGCCCCTGGTGCACGCCCAGGCGGCGCATGGTGATCCCGATCCGTTCGCCCATGCGGCGCACCAGGTCCGGGTCGAAGCTCGCGCCCCAGGACAGCGGCGCCGGGTAGACCGTGGCCTGCCACGCCGCGAGCCCGGTCAGGCACTCCTCGTGCACCACCGCGGGAATCCCGAACCGGCTGCTCGTGGTGATCTGCCGCTGGGTGCGCGCGAGGCTGCGGGCGCCGATCGCCGGGTCGACCGGGCGGGTGCCGAACGCCCTGGTCAGCTGGCCGATCCCGTGCCGGGCCAGGTCGTCGAGGTCGATCTCGGCGTCGACGAAGTCGTGCTGGTGCGGGGCCATCTCGCCGCCGGCGTCGATGCCGACCCAGACGCCGTAGAGCTGGGCGATCTTCTCCCGCGGTGTCATCCGCGCCATCAGGGCGCGGACGCGCTCGGCCGGGTCGGCTTCGGGATCACGCCACGGCTCCGGAGAACCGGTGGCCTTGGGGGCCTCTGGGGCCTCGGTCGGCTGCGTGGTCAAAGCTGTCCGCCCTTCGTAGGGGAGAGGATCAGGAGAGGGCGCGGGTCGAGTGCCGCACCACCAGGCCGGTGTCCAGGGTGAGGTGGGTGCGCTCGACGGCGTCGCCGTTGATCAGCGCGATGAGCATGCTGATCGCGCGGTGGCCCATCTCGCGGATCGGCTGGTCCACTGTGGTCAGTGGCGGGCTGCAGAGGGCCGACTCGGGCACGTTGTCGAAGCCCACCACTGACAGGTCGTCGGGCACCGAAAGCCCCAGTTCGCGGGCCGCGCCGACGGTCGCGATGGCCGAGATGTCGTTCGCGGCGAACACCGCGGTCGGCCGGTCGGACCCGGTCAGCAGCTCGTGCGCCGAGGCCGCGGAGATCTCCGGATCGTAGGCGCCGTCCCGGATCAGGGCCTCGTCCACCGCGACGCCGGCCGCGTGGAGCGCCCGCAGGTAGCCGGTCTTGCGCAGCTCGGCGGACTGCAGGTCGGGCCGGCCGGCGAGGAAGCCGATCCGCCGGTGGCCGAGTTCGAGGAGGTGCTCGGTGGCCAGCTGCGCGCCCCGCAGGTTGTCGGAGTCGATGGTCGGCAGGTGCGACGGCCCGGTGTGCGGGTCGACCGCGACCACCGGGGTGCCGGGCACGGCCTCCAGCGAGACGGCGGGCGTGACCAGCACGGCGCCGTCGACGAGGGTGCCGCTCAACCGGGACAGGTAGCGCTTCTCCCAGCCCTTCGGGTCACCGGTGCGCCCGCCCGCGGAGTAGACGACGAGTTCGAAGCCACTGCCGCGGATCGCGTCGGCGGCCCCCTTGAGCAGCTCCGTGGAGAACGGTTCCAGGTCGGCGACCAGGATGCCGATCACGTTGGTCCGGTGGTTGCGCAGGCTCTGGGCGACGAGGCTCGCCTCGTAACCGAGCTCTTCGATCACGGCCCGGACCTTCGCGAGCGTTGCGGCGGAGACGCCGTAGCGGTCGTTGATGACTTTGGAAACCGTGGCCACCGAGACGCCGGCGTGGGCCGCGACGTCACGGATGGTCACCCTGGAACTGGGCTGCATCGCCTCAGACTAGCCATGTAAAACGTTATCGACAACGATTGACATCCGTTTTTCGCTGGCGCAGACTCTTCGCCAACCCGGGCGTTGTCACGCCCCGTCCAACTCGGCCGAAGTCGTCAGGAGTGGACCCAAAATGTTTGCGAAACGCAGAATCCCCGTAGTCGCCGCGCTCGCGGCCGTCGTGCCGCTCGCCCTCGCGGCGTGCAGCGGGGGGAGTGACACGCCCGCGCAGCCGAGCGGCCCGGTCACCCTCACGTGGTGGCACAACGGCACCACCGACCCGATCAAGGCGATCTGGGAGAAGGTGGTCACCGACTACCACCAGGCGCACCCGGACGTCACGATCAAGGCCCAGCCGCTGCAGAACGAGGACTTCCCCACCAAGGTGCCCCTCGCCCTGCAGGGAGCCGAGCCGCCGGACGTCTACCAGTCCTGGGGCGCCGGCGACCTGGCTTCGCAGATCACCTCGGGCAAGGTCGCCGACATCACCGACGTCACGAAGTCGTGGATCTCCGCGACCACCGGCAAGTTCGGTGAAAACTGGCAGGTCGACGGCAAGCAGTACGGCGTGCCGTTCGAGCAGCACTTCGTCGGTTTCTGGTACCGCAAGGACCTGTTCGCCGACGCCGGGATCACCGCGCCGCCGAAGACCATCGACGACCTGAACTCCGCTGTCACCAAGCTCAAGGCCAAGGGCGTCGCACCGATCTCGGTCGGTGGCAAGGACCGCTGGCCGGACGCCTTCTACTTCAACTACTTCGCCGTCCGCGAATGCTCGGTCGACGTGCTCAAGCAGTCGGTGAAGGCGATCAAGCTCGAGGACCCGTGCTGGACGAAGGCGGGGCAGGACCTCAAGAACTTCCTGGCCACGCAGCCGTTCCAGACCGGGTTCGCCGGCACCGCCGCCCAGCAGGGCGCGGGCAGCTCGGCCGGCCTGGTCGCCAACGGCAAGGCGGCGATGGAGCTGCAGGGCGACTGGGAGCCCGGCACGATGTCGGCGCTGACCGAGGACAAGCAGCTGGACTCGAAGGTCGGCTGGTTCCCGTTCCCGTCCGTGCCCGGCGGCGCGGGCGACCCCGCGGCCGTGCTCGGCGGCGGTGACGGTTTCGCCTGCACCACCCGCGCGTCGAAGGCGTGCGCGGACTTCCTGCAGTACCTGGGCAGCGAGCCGGTGCAGACGCAGCTCGCCGCGCAGGGCGCCGGCTTGCCCGTCAACACCGTGGCCGCCAAGGCGCTGAAGACCGACACCCTGAAGGCCGTCTACGACTACGGCACGAAGTCGCCGTACCTGCAGATGTACTTCGACCGGGCGTTCCCGACGGCGGTCGGCGCCGCGCTGAACGACGCCGTGGCCAACATGTTCGCCGGCCAGGGCACCCCCGAAGGCATCGTGGCGGCCGTCAACCAGGCCGCGGCAGGCAACAAGTGACCACGACCACCAGTCCGGTGCGGGCGGCGCGACCGCCCGCACCGGCGGTGCCGGTCCGGAAGCGGCGCTCGAGCCTGCGCAAGCGGCTCGAGCTGGCGCTGCTGCTCGGCCCGGCGCTGCTGCTGTTCGCCGGGTTCGTCCTGGTGCCGATCGGGATCGCGGCGTTCTACAGCCTGTTCAACTGGAACGGCTTCGGCGCGCTCGACGACTTCGTGGGCCTCGACAACTACGTCGACGCCTTCGGCGGCGATGTGTTCCAGAGCGCGATCGTGCACAACCTGATCATCGCCGGGCTGTCGATCGTGGTGCAGCTGCCGCTGTCGATCGGCCTGGCGCTGCTGCTCAACCGGAAGCTGCGCGGCCGGGCAGTGCTGCGGTCCCTGGTGTTCGCGCCGTACGTCCTGTCCGAGGCGATCACCGCGGTGATCTGGGTGCTCATGCTGCAGCCGAGCGGGTTCGCCGACCAGGTGCTCCAAGGCGCCGGGCTCGGCGGCCTGGTCCGGCAGTGGCTGGCCGACCCGGGCATCGTGCTCTACACGCTGTTCGCGGTGATCACCTGGAAGTTCATCGGCTTCGGCATCATCCTGCTGCTGGCCGGGCTGCAGGGGGTGCCGGCCGAGCTGCGCGAGGCCGCCGCGCTCGACGGCGCGTCGGCGTGGCAGACCACCCGCCACGTCGTGCTGCCGCTGCTCGGGCCGACCATCCGGATCTGGATCTTCCTGTCGGTGATCGGCTCGCTGCAGCTGTTCGACATCGTGTGGATCATGACGCTCGGCGGGCCCGCGAACGCGTCGGCGACGATGGCGACCTACCTGGTCGACCACGGCTTCAAGCGCTACGAGTTCGGGTTCGGCTCCGCCGTCGCGGTGATCCTCTTCGTCATCTGCTTCGTGTTCGCCCTGCTGTACCAGCGATTCGCGCTGCGCCGGGACACCCAGGGCGCCCTGACCAGGATGGTGGGCTGATGCGCTCGCGCCGGTTCGGCCTGTCGATGGGGTATCTCGCGGCGATCGTCGTGGTCGGCGTGACTCTTGTGCCGCTGCTGTTCGTGGTGCTCGGCGGGTTCCGCAGCAACGCGCAGATCAACTCCGACCCGGCGGGGCTGCCCGGGCCGTGGATCACCGAGAACTACGCCTCGGTCCTCGGCTCGAGCGCGTTCTGGACGTTCCTCGGCAACAGCGCGCTGATCGCCGTGATCGCGACCGCCGTGGCCGTCGGCCTGGGCTCGATGGCCGGGTTCGCGCTGTCGCGGTACCAGTTCAAGGGCCGGGAAGCGCTGTACACGCTGTTCACACTCGGCCTGCTGTTCCCGCTCACCGTGGCGACGCTGCCGCTGTACCTGTGGCTGCGCCAGCTCGGGATGCTGGAGAGCTTCTGGGGCGTCGCGATCCCCGAGGCGGCGTTCTCGCTGCCCGTGACGATCGTGATCCTCCGCCCGTTCATGCACGCCATCCCCGGCGAGCTGGAGGACGCCGCGGTGCTCGACGGCGCGAGCCGGCTGGGGTTCTTCTGGCGGATCCTGCTGCCGCTGTCGGCGCCCGCGCTGACGACGGTCGGCGTGCTCGCCTTCGTCACCAGCTGGAACGCTTACCTGCTGCCCCTGCTGGTGTTCAACGACGCCGCGCACTTCACGCTCCCGCTCGGTGTCGCCACGTTCCAGTCCCAGTACTCCCAGGACACCGCCCGGGTGCTCGCGTTCACCGCGTTGTCGATGGTCCCCGCGCTCGCGTTCTTCGTGCTCGCCGAACGGCGCATCGTCGGCGGGCTGACCGGATCCGTGAAGGGCTGACACAGGAGGTCTCCCGTGACGTCCGAGGTACACCGCCGTGCCTTCCTCCAGCTGCTGGCCCTCGCCGGCGCCGGAACCGCCGTCCTGCCGGGAACCGCCGAAGCCGGCACGGGCTTTCCCCTGGTGACGCGGGGCAAAGCCGCGACCATCGTGGTGAGCGCCGGTGATCGGCCGGGGGTGCGCCGGGTCGTCGGCGACCTCGCGGCCGACGTCGAGCGCGTCACGGGCGTGCGGCCGGCCGTCTCGATCGACGTCGTCCCCGCGCACGGGCCGGTGGTACTCGTCGGGACGCTGGGCCACAGCCCGCTGGTCGACGACCTGGTCCGCGCGGGCCGGCTCGACGTCACCGGCGTCGCCGGGAAGTGGGAGACGTCGCTGAGCCAGGTCGTCGACGGGACGCTGGTGCTCACCGGCAGCGACCAGCGTGGCGTGATCTACGGCGTCTACGAGATCTCGCGGCGCATCGGCGTCTCGCCGTGGTACTGGTGGGCCGACGTCCCGCCGCGGCGCAGCGCGGAGCTGCACCTGCCGGGGGAGCGGTTCAGCCTGGGCACCCCCCGCGTCAAGTACCGCGGGTTCTTCATCAACGACGAGAACCCGGCGCTCGGCACCTGGGCGCCGGCGTACTTCGGGCCCGGCAAGGCGCCGGGCTACCCGGGTGGCTTCACCCACGAGTTCTTCGCGAAGGTCTTCGAGACCCTGCTGCGGCTGCGCGCGAACTACCTGTGGCCCGCAGTCTGGGGACGCGCGTTCGCCGAGGACGACCCGCTCAACCACGCGACGGCCAAGGAGTACGGCGTCGTCATGGGCACCTCGCACGAGGCGCCGATGATGCGGGGGATCGAGGAGTGGAACCGGCACGCGGTCGCCGCGGTCCGCGACGCGGCGGGAAACATCGTCACGCCCGGCCACGACCCGTACGGCGGCACGGGGGAGTGGAGCTTCCGCCGCAACGGCGAGGCGATCAAGGCGTACTGGGCCGACGGCATCCGCCGGATGGCCCGCGAGGACTTCGAAGGCGTCGTCACGCTCGGCATGCGCGGCAACGGCGACGTCGGCCTGCCCGACGGCGACGGCATCGAGCTGATGCGCGAGATCCTCGCCACCGAACGGGAAATCCTCGCCCGAGAGCTGAGCACGGACGTCCCGCAGGTGTGGACGCTGTACAAGGAAGTCCAGCGCTACTGGGCGCAGGGGCTCCGCCCGGCCGACGACGTCATCGTCGTGTTCACCGACGACAACTGGGGCAACATCCGCAAGCACCCGGATCTCTCCTTGCCGCCGCACCCGGGCGGGTACGGGCTGTACTACCACTTCGACTACGTCGGCGGCGGCCGCAACTACAAGTGGGTCGACACCACCCTGATCGCCAACACCTGGGAGCAGCTGAACCAGGCCGTCTCCTACGGCAACGACCGGCTGTGGGTCGTCAACGTCGGGGACATGAAGGGCAACGAGCTGCCGCTGCAGTTCTTCCTCGACTACGCCTGGGATCCGTCGGCACTGCCCGTTTCGCGATTGTCCACATGGGAGCGAGAATTCGCTTCGGCGAACTTCGGCGCCGCACTGGCGTCGGACATCGCTTCGGTGCTGCACGACTACGGGCGGTTGCAGTCCCGCCGGAAGCCGGAGCTGCTGAACCGGAAGATCACGCTGCAGGCCGACGGCACGATCGGGTACGACGACCAGGCGACGCCGTTCAGCCTGGTCAACTACCGCGAGCTGGACACCGTCACCGACGAGTGGCAGGCGCTGGCCGCCCGCGCGTCGAAGATCTCCGCCCGGCTGCCGGCGGCCTGCCGCGACGCCTACTTCGAGCTCGTGCTGTACGAGGTCGAGGCGTCGGCGAACCTGTACGCGCTGCGGCGGGCCGAGTTCACGAACCTGTTGTACGCGGCGCAAGGCCGCGCCTCGGCCAACGGGCTCGCCGCCGTCGCCGAGGCCCGGTTCGCCGACGACCTCGCCTTGGCTGCGAAGTACAACACGGGCGTCGCGGGCGGCAAGTGGAACGGATTCCAGACCCAGCCGCACATCGACTACGGCGACGTCGCCCGCTACGGCCCGAACGCACCGTGGCAGCAGCCGGAGAAGGACAACGTCGCGCTGCCGGACGTCCTCTTCCCGGCGGTGCGGCGGGTTCCGGTTCCCTCCGGTGCCGAAATGGGGGTCGCCGTCGACGGCTCGGAGCAGTGGTGGCCCGCGGCGGCGGGACGTCCGGTGCTGCCGGAGTTCAGCCCGTTCCAGAGCACCCCGGCGCAGTACGTCGACGTGTTCAACCGCGGGCGGACGCCGTTCCGCTGCACGGTGACGGCGGGCGCGCCGTGGGTGCGGGTCGAGCCGCGCGGCGGCCGGGTGGACGAGGAGCTGCGGATGACGGTGCGGATCGACTGGGCGCGGGCACCGAAGGGCACCACGACCGTGCCGATCACGGTGTCGGGTGCGGGCCGTTCGGTCGTCGTGGACGCGGTGGTGCGTTCGGCCGACCTGCCGTTGTCGTGGCGGCACGGGTTCGTCGAGGCCGGCGGGCACGTTTCGATGGAAGCCGACCACGGCGACGCGATCGCGGCGGCCGGCGTGTCGTGGCGGCGGATCCCGGACCTCGGCCGGACGGGCGCCGGCATGACGCCGTTCCCGGTGACGGCGGCGAGCCGGGAGGTGGGGGCGGGCCCGCGGCTGGAGTACCGGATGACGCTGGTCACGGCCGGGCCGGTGACGGTGTGGGCGTACCTTTCGCCGCGCGGCAACGTGCTGCAGGGTGCCGGACTGCGGTACGCGGTCTCGGTGGACGACGCGGTTCCGCAGGTCGTCAACATCACCAAGGCGACCGGCGCGGACGACACGACCATGAACCGGCAGTGGGAACGGACGACGTCGGACAACGTGAACCTGACCTCGACGCGGCACGTGGTCGCCGCGCCGGGGCCGCACGTGCTGAAGATCTGGATGATCGACCCGGCGGTGGTGGTGCAGAAGCTGGTGGTCGACACGGGCGGGTTGCGGCCGAGCTACCTGGGGCCGCCGGAGAGCAAACGGCTGGGAAAGCCGTGAGCAGGGAACGGCGTTCTCACTGCGTTTGTCACTCGCGGCTGGCGGGCGCGGTGCTGTGGCGCACGACCAGGCTGGTCGCCAGCTCCAGCCGCCGGGCGTCCGGCGTCAACCCCCGGGCCAGCGCGATCGCCAGCCGGGCCCCGGCCGCCGCCATCTCCTGCAACGGCTGGCGGATCGTCGTCAGCTCCGGCGTCAGCCAGCGGGCCACCGGCAGGTCGTCGAAACCGACCACGCTCAAGTCGGCCGGGATGCGCAACCCGGCGTCGCGGGCGGCCTCGTACACGCCCAGTGCCTGCAGGTCGCTGCCGGCGAACACCGCCGTCGGGCGGTCGGGGAGGGTGAGCAGTGATGCCAGCTCGCGGTAGCCCGAGCGGACGTGGAAGTCGCCCTTGCGGACCAGGGCCGGGTCGAAGGCCAGCCCCGCCGTCTCCAGGGCCGTGCGGTAGCCGTCGATGCGGGCCCGGCTGCACAGCACGCCGTCCGGGCCGCCGATCATCGCGATCCGCCGGTGGCCCAGCTCCACCAGGTGCCGGGTGGCCGTCAGCCCGCCCTGCCAGTTCGTGGCCCCGATCGAGGGCGTCTCCGGGCCGGGCGCGCCGGCCGGGTCGACGATCACCAGCGGGATGTCCCGCGCGCGCAGTTTCGCCAGCTGCCCGCCGGTGAAGTCGGAACACACCGAAACGATGCCGACCGGGCGCCGGGCGAGCACGCTTTCCAGCCAGCTCTGTCCCGGGGTGTGCCGGCCCGACGATTCCGCCAGTACGACCGCCATTCCGTTTTCGCGGGCGACGTGCTCGACCCCGCGGATGATTTCGAGCGCCCACGTGCTTTCGAGTTCGTGGAACATCAGTTCCAGCAGCCGGGAACGGCGGGACCGTTCGTCGGCGCGACGCCGGTAGCCGTATTTCCCGATGACGGCTTCGACGCGGGCGCGCGTGCTTTCGGCGACGTCCGGACGCCCGTTCAGCACCTTCGAAACGGTCGGCACGGAAACGCCGGTCTCGGCGGCGATCCGGGCGATGGTGACCCGCGTCGCTGCGGGTTCGAGATCGTCGGATTTTACTGGCATGAAGCGGATTCTAGGTCATCCGACCCGGAATTGACACGCTTCGAAACTTTCGATCATTGCTCCGACAGGTACCTTGACCGCCGTCGGCGGCGGCTTCTATCGTCGAAAACCGGCCCTATTTCCCCGAGGAGTCACGAGATGGTGCACGCAATTCCGGTCAAACGCGCGCTGGTCGCGATGGTGGCGCTCGCGGGCGTCGCCGTCTGGCAGGCGCCGGCGGCTTCCGCGTCGGTTCCGCTGAAGGACATCACGCACCGCTACGTCGGTAGTGCGGTGGCCGCGTCGTATCTCGCTTCGGAGCCCGATTACCGCGCGGTGCTCACCCGGGAATTCGACAACGTGACCCCGGAGAACGAGATGAAATGGGGCACGGTCGAGGCGGTGCGCGGGCAGTACGACTGGTCCGGCGCGGACGCGATCGTGCAGTACGCGCGAGCACACCACAAGACCGTCCGCGGCCACACGCTCGTGTGGCACTCGCAGCTCCCGGACTGGGTCGCGGCCCTGCCCGCCGACGAGCTGCGCCGCGTGCTGCGCGACCACGTCACGACGGAAGTGAAGCGGTACAAGGGAAAGATCCGCGCCTGGGACGTCGTCAACGAGATCTTCAACGAAGACGGGACACGCCGGGACACGGTGTTCCGGCAGAAGCTCGGGGACGGCTTCGTCGCGGACGTCTTCCGCTGGGCGCACGCGGCCGACCCGGCGGCGACGCTCTACATCAACGACTACAACATCGAGGGCCGCAACCCGAAGAGCGACGCCGTCTACGACCTCGTGAAGACGCTCCGGCGGCAGGGCGTCCCGATCGGCGGCGTCGGCGTCCAGGCGCACCTGTCGATCCAGTACGGCTTCCCGGACGGCTACCGTGCCAACCTCGCCCGCCTCACGGCGCTCGGGGTCGACGTCGCGGTCACGGAGGCGGACGTCCGCATCCCGACCCCGCCCGACGCGGCCAAACTGGACACGCAGGCGAGCTACTTCGGCCGGCTGTGGGACGGCTGCCAGGCGGTGCGCCGGTGCGTCGAGTTCACGACGTGGGGGTTCACCGACCGGCACTCGTGGGTCCCGGACGTCTTCCCGGGCGAGGGCGCGGCCTGCCTGTTCGACGCCGACCTGAAGCCCAAGCCGGCCTACACCCGCATCAACCCGTAACCACTGCTGTCCGCTGTCCGTGAAGGCCTCCTTGAGGGACTCAGAGTCCCTCAAGGAGGCTTTCACGGACTTGCGGGGAGCCCAAGGCGTCCCGCGCGCAGGCCGCTGGCGGAGAGCGCGGCCAGGATGCGGGGGACGGCGGCGACGGTCGACGCGTAGCCGCCGTCGTACATCAGGATGATCCCGCCCGGCTGGACCGCGGAAGCGGCCGCCGTGATCTCGTCGGCGGCCGCGCCCGCCCAGTCGCGGGTGTCGACGGTCCACAGGACCTCGGTGAGCCCGTGCCCGGCGATCGTGGCCGCCACGGCGGCGTCCGTGTCGCCGTAGGGCGGGCGGAACAGCGCGGGCCGGGTGCCGGTGATCCCGGCCAGCAGGTCCTGCGTCCGGGCCACCTCGAGCTCCCGGGCCGCGGGAGTGAGCGCGGGCAGCCTCGGGTGCGACCAGCTGTGGTTGCCGATCGGGTGTCCGGCCGCGGCGATCGCCCGGACCAGGTCCGGATGGGCGGCGGCGTGGGAGCCCTGCAGGAAGAACGTCGCCGGCGCGTCGCCCAGTGCGGCGAGCAGCGCCGGCGTCGTCTCCGGGTGGGGGCCGTCGTCGAAGGTCAGGGCAACCGGGTCCATCCGTCCACGGTCACCCCGCCCACGACGACGGGCAAGGAGTTTCGGCGGGGTTTCAGCGCGCCATGGCGGCGAGGCGCCTGGCCGTCGGCCAGCGGACCTGCCAGGCCCAGCCGAGCTTCTCGAACGCCCAGATCACCCGGGCGGAGATGTCGATCTGGCCGCGCTGGACGCCGTGGCGGGCCGACGTCGGGTCCGCGTGGTGGGAGTTGTGCCAGGACTCGCCCATCGACAGGATGGCCAGCGGCCAGAAGTTCGCCGAGCGGTCGCGGCTCGCGAACGGCCGTTCGCCGATCATGTGGCAGATCGAGTTCACCGACCACGTCACGTGGTGCTGGAACGAGATCCGGGCCAGCCCGGCCCACAGGAACGCGGTCAGCGCGCCCCACCACGACAGCGTGATCAGGCCGCCGAGCAGCGCCGGGAGCAGCAGGCTCGTGACCACCCACACGGGAAACAGGCGGTCGACGACGCGGATGTCGCGGTCGGCGGCCAGGTCGGGGGCGAACCGCTCGATGTTGGTCTTGTCGCGGCCGAAGAGCCAGCCCATGTGCGCGTGCCAGAAGCCGCGGGCCAGGGCGACCGGGGAGGTGCCGAACAGCCACGGCGAGTGCGGGTCGCCCTCGCGGTCGGAGAAGGCGTGGTGGCGGCGGTGGTCGGCGACCCAGGTGATCACCGGGCCCTGGGCGGCGAGGCCGCCGGCGATGGCGAGCGCGATGCGCAGCGCCCGCTTCGCCCGGA is a window from the Amycolatopsis sp. NBC_00355 genome containing:
- a CDS encoding LacI family DNA-binding transcriptional regulator, with amino-acid sequence MPVKSDDLEPAATRVTIARIAAETGVSVPTVSKVLNGRPDVAESTRARVEAVIGKYGYRRRADERSRRSRLLELMFHELESTWALEIIRGVEHVARENGMAVVLAESSGRHTPGQSWLESVLARRPVGIVSVCSDFTGGQLAKLRARDIPLVIVDPAGAPGPETPSIGATNWQGGLTATRHLVELGHRRIAMIGGPDGVLCSRARIDGYRTALETAGLAFDPALVRKGDFHVRSGYRELASLLTLPDRPTAVFAGSDLQALGVYEAARDAGLRIPADLSVVGFDDLPVARWLTPELTTIRQPLQEMAAAGARLAIALARGLTPDARRLELATSLVVRHSTAPASRE
- a CDS encoding endo-1,4-beta-xylanase; the encoded protein is MVHAIPVKRALVAMVALAGVAVWQAPAASASVPLKDITHRYVGSAVAASYLASEPDYRAVLTREFDNVTPENEMKWGTVEAVRGQYDWSGADAIVQYARAHHKTVRGHTLVWHSQLPDWVAALPADELRRVLRDHVTTEVKRYKGKIRAWDVVNEIFNEDGTRRDTVFRQKLGDGFVADVFRWAHAADPAATLYINDYNIEGRNPKSDAVYDLVKTLRRQGVPIGGVGVQAHLSIQYGFPDGYRANLARLTALGVDVAVTEADVRIPTPPDAAKLDTQASYFGRLWDGCQAVRRCVEFTTWGFTDRHSWVPDVFPGEGAACLFDADLKPKPAYTRINP
- a CDS encoding polysaccharide deacetylase family protein, with product MDPVALTFDDGPHPETTPALLAALGDAPATFFLQGSHAAAHPDLVRAIAAAGHPIGNHSWSHPRLPALTPAARELEVARTQDLLAGITGTRPALFRPPYGDTDAAVAATIAGHGLTEVLWTVDTRDWAGAAADEITAAASAVQPGGIILMYDGGYASTVAAVPRILAALSASGLRAGRLGLPASP
- a CDS encoding acyl-CoA desaturase, whose protein sequence is MTSPTPVKPRPAPKPVLSGKQTIPELLTIRAFLLIPFLALAAAVPVFWGWGVSWLDLAIGGGFFVVSTLGITIGYHRYFTHGAFRAKRALRIALAIAGGLAAQGPVITWVADHRRHHAFSDREGDPHSPWLFGTSPVALARGFWHAHMGWLFGRDKTNIERFAPDLAADRDIRVVDRLFPVWVVTSLLLPALLGGLITLSWWGALTAFLWAGLARISFQHHVTWSVNSICHMIGERPFASRDRSANFWPLAILSMGESWHNSHHADPTSARHGVQRGQIDISARVIWAFEKLGWAWQVRWPTARRLAAMAR